The Deinococcus apachensis DSM 19763 genome has a segment encoding these proteins:
- a CDS encoding SCO family protein, which translates to MTDLPAPAPAPAARPWYVSALLAAASVVLVLGGAWVFARLRSPFPFYGTAYTPPPAAQTFSGTDQNGQPWTFRPGGTGRTTALFFGFTHCPNICPLTLAYLEKAREALPPQERDRFDIVLVSVDPARDTPARLKEYVEFFGKATGVQVPESALSQVARNYGVAYQKADVKSPTNYQINHTTATYLIDASGRLRVLWDYTQLTQVDRVVRDLRHVLENSPS; encoded by the coding sequence GTGACCGACCTGCCCGCCCCTGCTCCCGCCCCCGCCGCGCGGCCCTGGTACGTGTCCGCCCTGCTGGCCGCCGCCTCGGTCGTGCTCGTGCTGGGCGGCGCGTGGGTGTTCGCGCGGCTCAGGAGCCCCTTCCCCTTCTACGGCACGGCGTACACCCCACCCCCAGCCGCCCAGACCTTCAGCGGCACCGACCAGAACGGCCAGCCCTGGACCTTCCGGCCGGGGGGCACGGGCCGCACCACCGCCCTCTTCTTCGGCTTCACCCACTGCCCGAACATCTGCCCCCTCACCCTGGCGTACCTGGAAAAGGCCCGCGAGGCCCTGCCACCCCAGGAACGGGATCGCTTCGACATCGTCCTCGTCAGCGTGGACCCGGCCCGCGACACTCCCGCCCGTTTAAAGGAGTACGTGGAGTTTTTCGGCAAGGCGACGGGGGTGCAGGTGCCTGAATCCGCCCTCTCGCAGGTCGCCCGGAACTACGGCGTTGCCTACCAGAAGGCGGACGTGAAGAGCCCGACCAATTATCAGATCAACCACACGACCGCCACGTACCTGATCGACGCCTCCGGCCGCCTGCGGGTGCTGTGGGACTACACCCAGCTCACCCAGGTGGACCGGGTGGTGCGCGACCTGCGCCACGTGTTGGAGAACTCTCCCTCATGA
- a CDS encoding substrate-binding domain-containing protein — MRKPTIQDVARRAGVGVGTVSRVLNNHTAVKGATRETVLKAIADLDYTPNPHARRIAGGKSYTISVLLPVVTTEFYVRLLDGLETAFQEARYDVAIFPLLDRSRLERYLGSHTLAYQADGLVMATYNLTALLSERRVRAQQPTVLVDAHADNVDCAYMDNATGGRLAGEYAATLPGELYAIWVETELDQLFTTRVFEERRAGFLGALEAGGRTVRAEFTASFDALAARNAAVTLLDGAQLPCTVFASADLLAGALLDEARLRGLTPGQDVRVIGFDDQPWAASRGLTTLHQPVEQMGYEAAHLLLTRLGGFRGPPRARRFEPRLIVRDTA; from the coding sequence ATGCGGAAACCCACGATTCAGGATGTGGCCCGGCGGGCGGGCGTGGGGGTCGGCACGGTCTCCCGGGTGCTGAACAACCACACCGCCGTGAAGGGCGCGACCCGCGAGACGGTGCTCAAGGCCATCGCCGACCTCGACTACACCCCCAATCCCCACGCGCGGCGCATCGCGGGCGGCAAGAGCTACACCATCAGCGTGTTGCTGCCCGTCGTGACGACCGAGTTCTATGTGCGGCTGCTCGACGGGCTGGAGACCGCCTTTCAGGAGGCGCGCTACGACGTGGCGATCTTTCCGCTGCTCGACCGCTCGCGGCTGGAGCGTTACCTGGGCTCGCACACCCTGGCCTACCAGGCCGACGGGCTGGTGATGGCGACCTACAACCTCACCGCGCTGCTCAGCGAGCGCAGGGTACGCGCCCAGCAGCCCACCGTGCTGGTGGACGCCCACGCGGACAACGTGGACTGCGCCTATATGGACAACGCGACGGGCGGGCGGCTCGCGGGTGAGTACGCCGCCACGTTGCCGGGCGAACTGTACGCGATCTGGGTGGAGACCGAACTCGACCAGCTCTTCACCACCCGCGTGTTCGAGGAGCGCCGCGCGGGCTTCCTGGGGGCACTGGAGGCGGGGGGGCGCACCGTTCGTGCGGAGTTCACCGCGAGCTTCGACGCGCTGGCCGCCCGCAACGCCGCCGTGACGCTGCTCGACGGGGCGCAGCTTCCCTGCACGGTCTTCGCCTCGGCGGACCTGCTCGCGGGCGCGCTGCTCGACGAGGCGCGGCTGCGCGGCCTGACGCCCGGGCAGGACGTGCGCGTGATCGGCTTCGACGACCAGCCCTGGGCGGCGTCGCGGGGCCTGACCACCCTGCACCAGCCCGTCGAGCAGATGGGCTACGAGGCCGCGCACCTGCTGCTGACCCGGCTGGGCGGGTTCCGGGGCCCGCCGCGGGCCCGCCGCTTCGAGCCGCGCCTGATCGTGCGCGACACGGCCTGA
- a CDS encoding copper chaperone PCu(A)C translates to MSRPTPLLAALALAAILLPAAAGHADHGAAVSAPAPQPRISARPLALTAQGATVVAVPPGATETSAFLTLRNTGQAPIVLTGVRTPLARHAMLMITRRDLQGLTGMSGVNTLTVAAGSTLRMGPDGDHLMLMDLTRVPKVGEKVPLTLTTRDGRSLTVSAVVRKP, encoded by the coding sequence ATGTCCAGACCCACCCCCCTGCTCGCGGCCCTCGCGCTCGCGGCGATCCTGCTGCCCGCGGCGGCGGGGCACGCCGACCACGGCGCGGCGGTCTCGGCTCCGGCCCCCCAGCCCCGGATCTCCGCCCGCCCGCTGGCCCTCACCGCACAGGGCGCGACCGTTGTGGCCGTGCCACCCGGCGCGACCGAGACGAGCGCCTTCCTGACGCTGAGAAATACGGGCCAGGCGCCCATCGTCCTTACGGGTGTCCGCACCCCGCTCGCCCGCCACGCGATGCTGATGATCACCCGGCGGGACCTCCAGGGTTTGACGGGCATGAGCGGGGTCAACACCCTCACCGTCGCAGCGGGCAGCACCCTGCGGATGGGGCCGGACGGCGACCACCTCATGCTGATGGACCTGACGCGCGTTCCTAAAGTAGGGGAGAAGGTGCCCCTGACGCTGACCACCCGGGACGGCCGCAGCCTCACTGTGAGCGCCGTCGTCCGCAAGCCCTGA
- a CDS encoding DUF1802 family protein, whose translation MIPSTALKEWDAQCQTLTSGQTALLIRKGGIMETHAGFEVEHRSFLLYPTFLHQNPAELKPEFAGLLRDDPQPGRIVLPALAEVVAVHKVESLEQALALEPYQALTVGAIERRFHYRGRPWVHALLLRVRPLREPLVLEETPEMLGCVSWVPLPDVSAEARPPVLEEGELERLWGEVEGVISGQVPRS comes from the coding sequence ATGATTCCCTCCACTGCTCTCAAGGAATGGGACGCCCAGTGTCAGACACTCACGTCCGGTCAGACCGCCCTCCTGATCCGCAAGGGCGGCATCATGGAGACGCACGCGGGGTTCGAGGTTGAGCACCGCTCCTTCCTCCTCTACCCCACCTTCCTGCACCAAAACCCGGCGGAGCTGAAGCCGGAATTTGCGGGACTGCTGCGAGACGACCCCCAGCCGGGCCGCATCGTACTTCCAGCGCTGGCGGAGGTGGTGGCGGTTCACAAGGTGGAGTCGCTGGAGCAGGCCCTGGCGCTGGAACCGTACCAGGCGCTGACGGTGGGCGCGATTGAGCGCCGCTTCCACTACCGGGGCCGCCCCTGGGTCCACGCCCTGCTGCTGCGGGTGCGTCCGCTACGGGAGCCCCTCGTGCTAGAGGAGACGCCCGAGATGCTGGGCTGCGTGAGCTGGGTGCCACTGCCGGACGTGTCCGCCGAGGCGAGGCCGCCCGTGCTGGAGGAGGGCGAGCTGGAGCGGCTGTGGGGAGAAGTGGAAGGAGTGATCAGCGGGCAGGTCCCACGGAGTTGA
- a CDS encoding cytochrome c oxidase assembly protein, producing MSAPDLNPGLADLLALRFDPLVWLPVLAVSGFYVWRFVQARRTPAGQARWPIWKAMLFGLGIVLLLLATQTAAVTLTLNSMALYMGRLMVLAEVVPPLLILGLPRGIALDPRRPLGRVLGVLLDPWVALAVWAAVIIFWNIPAGFNASVVTNTAAALLPVLYLLSSLLVWGVVLRPLPSVQPAHIGSRGWFGLIAGLPMMAVAAVWLYSRQVLYSPYVGALCLWNLSPLENQQISGWIMMLAGLPATGLALVQLMAWLIQLADSGTQPPAARG from the coding sequence ATGAGTGCCCCCGACCTGAACCCCGGCCTGGCGGACCTCCTCGCCCTGCGCTTCGACCCCCTGGTGTGGCTGCCCGTGCTGGCGGTCTCCGGCTTTTACGTGTGGCGCTTCGTTCAGGCTCGCCGCACCCCCGCCGGACAGGCCCGCTGGCCGATCTGGAAGGCCATGCTGTTCGGGCTGGGCATCGTGCTGCTCCTCCTCGCCACGCAGACCGCCGCTGTCACCCTCACCCTGAACAGCATGGCGCTGTACATGGGCCGCCTGATGGTCCTCGCGGAGGTCGTGCCCCCGCTGCTGATCCTGGGCCTGCCGCGCGGAATTGCCCTTGACCCGCGCCGTCCCCTGGGCCGGGTGCTCGGCGTGCTGCTCGACCCCTGGGTGGCGCTCGCCGTGTGGGCCGCCGTCATCATCTTCTGGAACATTCCCGCGGGCTTCAACGCCTCGGTGGTCACCAACACGGCCGCCGCGCTCCTGCCCGTGCTGTACCTGCTGAGCAGCCTGCTCGTGTGGGGCGTCGTGTTGCGGCCCCTGCCGAGCGTGCAGCCCGCCCACATTGGCTCGCGCGGGTGGTTCGGCCTGATCGCCGGGCTTCCCATGATGGCTGTTGCCGCCGTGTGGCTGTACTCGCGGCAGGTGCTGTACAGCCCCTATGTGGGCGCGCTGTGCCTGTGGAACCTCTCGCCGCTGGAGAACCAGCAGATCAGCGGCTGGATCATGATGCTGGCGGGCCTCCCGGCGACGGGGCTCGCCCTGGTGCAACTGATGGCGTGGCTCATCCAACTCGCCGACAGCGGGACGCAGCCCCCGGCGGCGCGCGGATAA